A single region of the Candidatus Binatia bacterium genome encodes:
- a CDS encoding oligosaccharide flippase family protein — MPESAATDDDRAAVREGGRRLLWHLGVLTGGEILARALTFIAFAHLARTLAPATYGLVEAVLAVVLFLNVAVDQGLSVLGAREVAGGNSHLGALIRQVVSIQLPVAVALCALAGLATLVLSLPSPVAELLRGYALTLLPIPFIWTWVLQGSSRMGPAAAVQTLRYAVFAILTLALVTSPDRVTRLPLAEMGGILAAAAAAVALVLRRFGGATGATAPPPALLRESIPVTMSQSIWVLRMYLPTVLLATTGGAAAAGAFGTGHRIVMVLQTLLGVYFTALFPTISRAAFQSVERLTALLRASVPVALWPSVALAGVVTALAAGIVTVVFGPAYVGHGAGGSLAILVWTVPVIAFRRHARSALMALGHQREELWCSIAGLGLQVLLTPPLAFLAGAPGTAVALLVSEVAGAALTWRRLHRHLPALSVAAAVLVAPSWKRLAAQRHSNSRR; from the coding sequence TTGCCTGAGTCCGCTGCCACCGACGACGATCGCGCCGCCGTTCGTGAAGGCGGCCGGCGGCTGCTGTGGCACCTCGGGGTGCTGACCGGCGGCGAGATCCTGGCGCGGGCCCTGACGTTCATAGCTTTCGCTCACCTGGCACGTACGCTGGCGCCGGCCACGTACGGTCTCGTCGAAGCGGTTCTCGCCGTCGTTCTCTTCCTGAACGTCGCCGTCGATCAGGGGCTCAGCGTACTCGGCGCCCGGGAAGTGGCCGGCGGGAACTCGCATCTCGGCGCGCTGATCCGTCAGGTCGTCTCGATTCAGTTGCCGGTGGCCGTAGCGCTCTGCGCGCTCGCGGGGCTGGCGACGCTGGTCCTCAGCCTGCCGTCGCCGGTCGCCGAACTGCTGCGGGGCTACGCGCTCACTCTACTGCCGATCCCGTTCATCTGGACGTGGGTATTGCAGGGCTCGAGCCGCATGGGACCGGCGGCTGCGGTGCAGACGCTGCGCTATGCCGTGTTCGCCATCCTGACCCTTGCGCTCGTCACGAGTCCCGACCGGGTGACGCGCCTCCCGCTCGCCGAGATGGGCGGTATACTGGCTGCGGCAGCGGCCGCCGTGGCGCTCGTTCTGCGGCGGTTCGGCGGCGCAACCGGGGCCACGGCGCCGCCCCCGGCGCTGCTCCGAGAAAGCATCCCGGTGACCATGTCCCAATCGATCTGGGTGCTGCGGATGTACCTGCCGACCGTCCTGCTGGCCACGACAGGGGGAGCCGCTGCTGCCGGCGCCTTCGGCACCGGGCATCGCATCGTCATGGTGTTACAGACGCTGCTCGGGGTGTATTTCACGGCGCTTTTTCCCACGATCAGCCGCGCCGCCTTCCAGTCGGTCGAGCGGCTCACCGCCCTCTTGCGCGCCTCGGTGCCAGTCGCCCTGTGGCCGTCGGTAGCACTGGCCGGTGTCGTCACCGCTCTCGCGGCCGGCATCGTAACCGTCGTGTTCGGCCCCGCATACGTCGGCCACGGCGCCGGCGGGTCCCTGGCGATCCTCGTCTGGACGGTTCCGGTCATCGCCTTTCGGCGCCACGCCCGCAGCGCGCTGATGGCGCTTGGCCATCAACGCGAAGAGCTGTGGTGCTCGATCGCGGGTCTGGGACTGCAAGTGCTACTCACGCCGCCATTGGCCTTTCTGGCGGGGGCGCCGGGAACCGCGGTGGCGCTGCTGGTATCGGAGGTCGCCGGCGCGGCGCTCACCTGGCGTCGACTCCACCGGCACTTACCGGCTCTCTCGGTCGCCGCGGCAGTTCTAGTCGCGCCTTCGTGGAAGCGCCTCGCGGCGCAACGGCACTCGAACTCCCGCCGATGA
- a CDS encoding sulfotransferase — MNGPIFIVGAPRSGTTLLRNMLNRHPAIALCDETYFEYYVYRRRRAFGDLADESRRRLLTERYLALRRIARLPMDRGVLAAALNKKGDTYREFFCTLLAAFAATHGKPRWGEKTPQHTAFAPTLCVWYPDCALIHLVRDPRDVVASLLQMPWGRRSVTANARAWHDCVRAARTCAKLPNYLQVRYEDLVQNPPATLERICAFIGEAFDPAMLSVRSDPSTAAPWWFDRARESVTTERIELWRQHLTEEQTAAVEGVAGPLLVECGYRPAGTTGSGVARARLWLDDRVDDVRFRLEQIPRMAYYWLAPRRLAAEEAWIDRNATGQRR; from the coding sequence ATGAACGGACCGATCTTCATAGTCGGGGCGCCGCGCAGCGGCACGACCCTGTTGCGCAACATGCTCAATCGCCACCCGGCGATCGCTCTCTGCGACGAAACCTACTTCGAGTACTACGTATACCGGCGGCGACGTGCTTTCGGCGATCTCGCCGACGAATCGCGCCGCCGCTTACTCACCGAACGCTATCTTGCGCTGCGGCGCATCGCACGCCTGCCAATGGATCGCGGCGTGCTCGCCGCCGCGCTGAACAAGAAGGGCGACACCTATCGCGAGTTCTTCTGCACCCTGCTCGCAGCGTTCGCTGCCACCCACGGCAAACCGCGTTGGGGCGAGAAGACGCCTCAGCACACCGCATTCGCCCCCACCCTCTGCGTCTGGTACCCCGACTGCGCCCTCATTCACCTGGTGCGCGACCCGCGCGATGTCGTCGCCTCGCTGTTGCAGATGCCGTGGGGACGCCGCAGCGTTACGGCCAACGCACGCGCGTGGCACGACTGCGTGCGCGCCGCCCGTACCTGCGCGAAGCTGCCCAATTACCTTCAGGTCCGCTACGAGGACCTCGTGCAGAACCCGCCCGCGACCCTGGAACGTATCTGCGCGTTCATCGGCGAGGCATTCGATCCGGCGATGTTGAGCGTGCGGTCGGACCCGTCCACCGCAGCGCCATGGTGGTTCGATCGCGCTCGGGAATCGGTTACCACGGAGCGAATCGAACTTTGGCGCCAGCATCTCACTGAGGAGCAGACGGCGGCCGTCGAAGGCGTTGCGGGTCCGTTGCTTGTCGAATGCGGCTACCGACCGGCCGGGACAACCGGCAGTGGCGTAGCGCGGGCGCGACTGTGGCTGGACGACCGCGTGGATGATGTGCGGTTCCGTCTCGAGCAGATCCCGCGCATGGCGTATTACTGGCTGGCTCCCAGACGGCTCGCCGCCGAAGAGGCGTGGATCGACCGCAACGCAACTGGGCAGCGCCGTTGA